The proteins below come from a single Pichia kudriavzevii chromosome 2, complete sequence genomic window:
- a CDS encoding uncharacterized protein (PKUD0B09590; Pfam Domains: ApbA_C(1.1e-30)|ApbA(6.6e-30)), translated as MSTKVLLIGIGGVGSIAAYTLQQNGVEVTAVARSSYDQLQNEGFTIESCDYGKVENFKPTHVYKDVKEAYNEQGPFDYIVITTKNIPDVNPVEKMIEGAYSKDTPIVLLENGIGIERSMFRAYPDATVISGVTMISSTLFHGKIVKHVGVDSVSFGPFINSNLDRDLQIAKAKKFAKLYYNQHNGAKYDEDVKFIRWKKLVYNAAINTTCAITNVDCGRLELFGGMDKIVRPAMKEVIAIAKADGVTLPEGIDEAMIRSDDGEYYPPSMLIDVRKNQYTEYKTILGTALETAQDLGVEAPVLSLLCSLLEVIQYRTMESHGRIVLPEKRPLPSDNYKIEFKE; from the coding sequence ATGTCCACTAAGGTTCTTTTGATAGGTATTGGAGGTGTTGGATCCATTGCCGCATACACTCTACAACAAAATGGAGTTGAAGTCACTGCAGTGGCAAGATCATCCTACGACCAGCTACAAAATGAAGGTTTCACTATCGAGTCTTGCGATTATGGTAAAGTTGAGAACTTTAAGCCTACCCATGTATACAAAGACGTTAAGGAAGCCTATAACGAACAAGGGCCATTTGATTACATTGTCATTACCACCAAGAACATTCCTGATGTCAATCCCGTGGAAAAGATGATTGAAGGCGCCTATTCAAAGGACACTCCAATTGTCTTGTTGGAAAACGGTATTGGCATCGAGAGGTCCATGTTCCGTGCATATCCCGATGCAACCGTTATCTCTGGCGTGACCATGATCAGTAGTACCCTTTTCCACGGGAAAATTGTTAAACATGTCGGAGTTGATTCTGTATCCTTTGGGCCATTTATTAACTCAAACCTTGATCGGGACTTACAAATTGCCAAAGCTAAAAAGTTTGCCAAGTTGTATTACAACCAACACAATGGTGCCAAATACGATGAAGATGTCAAATTTATTAGATGGAAGAAGCTTGTCTACAATGCAGCAATCAATACCACATGCGCAATAACCAACGTTGATTGTGGCCGTTTGGAATTGTTTGGAGGCATGGACAAGATTGTTCGGCCGGCAATGAAGGAAGTCATTGCTATTGCAAAGGCTGACGGTGTTACACTACCTGAAGGAATCGACGAGGCGATGATTCGTTCCGACGATGGCGAATACTATCCTCCGTCCATGTTGATCGATGTCCGCAAGAATCAGTACACGGAATACAAGACCATATTAGGAACTGCCCTCGAGACTGCACAGGATTTGGGAGTTGAAGCACCGGTGTTGTCCCTCTTGTGCTCGTTACTTGAGGTTATCCAATACAGAACAATGGAGTCGCATGGGAGAATCGTCCTTCCAGAGAAGCGCCCGCTTCCATCGGACAACtacaaaattgaatttaaagaataa